In Geminocystis sp. NIES-3709, a single genomic region encodes these proteins:
- a CDS encoding YcjF family protein — protein sequence MKVPSIKNTVQKTLDLFKVDETEIAELLESVRSNLPTTEALLIGKPQAGKSSIVRGLTGVGEEIVGKGFRPHTEHTQRYSYPSEELPLLIFTDTVGLGDVTKNTDEIIVELTTELDIENKRARILILTIKINDFATDSLKTIAENLRKKYSQIPCLLVVTSLHELYPDLNETQHPEYPPSFSEIERAFTEIKDTFQGLFDRAILIDFTLEEDGFNPVFYGLENLRDSLAELLPSAEAKTIHQLLDETVNSELGNLYKDVARRYILAFSIMAATVSAVPLPFATMPVLTALEVTMVGMLGQLYGQTISVSQAGGIISAIAGGFLAKAIGRELIKFIPGFGAVVAASWAGAYTWALGEGACAYFGDIIGGKKPNPDKIKEVMKNAFKNAKQQLNTK from the coding sequence ATGAAAGTTCCATCTATTAAAAATACCGTGCAAAAAACTCTTGACTTATTTAAGGTTGATGAAACAGAAATCGCCGAGTTATTAGAGTCAGTTCGATCGAATTTACCTACGACAGAAGCCTTATTAATTGGCAAACCTCAAGCAGGAAAAAGCTCGATCGTGCGAGGCTTAACAGGAGTGGGAGAAGAAATAGTGGGAAAAGGTTTTCGTCCCCATACAGAACATACCCAAAGGTATTCTTACCCCTCTGAAGAATTGCCATTACTAATTTTTACTGACACGGTAGGATTAGGAGATGTTACTAAAAATACTGACGAAATTATTGTAGAATTAACTACTGAATTAGACATTGAAAATAAAAGGGCAAGAATTTTAATTTTGACGATAAAAATTAATGACTTTGCTACCGATAGTTTAAAAACGATCGCTGAAAATTTAAGAAAAAAATATTCTCAAATTCCTTGTTTATTAGTAGTCACCTCCCTTCATGAACTTTACCCCGATTTAAATGAAACGCAACATCCTGAATATCCTCCCAGTTTTTCCGAAATAGAAAGAGCATTTACAGAAATAAAAGATACATTTCAAGGATTATTCGATCGAGCAATTTTAATTGATTTTACCTTAGAAGAAGACGGATTTAATCCAGTATTTTATGGTTTAGAAAATCTACGAGATTCTTTAGCCGAATTATTACCATCAGCAGAAGCAAAAACCATACATCAACTATTAGATGAAACTGTTAATTCTGAGTTAGGAAATCTTTATAAAGATGTCGCTAGACGGTATATTTTAGCCTTTAGCATCATGGCAGCAACCGTTTCCGCCGTACCTTTACCCTTTGCTACTATGCCCGTTTTAACAGCCTTAGAAGTGACAATGGTAGGAATGTTAGGACAACTTTATGGACAAACTATCAGTGTTTCTCAAGCAGGAGGTATTATAAGTGCGATCGCCGGAGGATTTTTAGCCAAAGCTATAGGCAGAGAATTAATTAAATTTATACCCGGATTTGGGGCAGTAGTGGCGGCTAGTTGGGCTGGTGCTTATACTTGGGCATTAGGAGAGGGTGCTTGTGCTTATTTTGGGGATATTATCGGTGGTAAAAAACCCAATCCCGACAAGATTAAAGAAGTGATGAAAAATGCGTTTAAAAATGCCAAGCAACAATTAAATACCAAATAA
- a CDS encoding RNA helicase — protein sequence MNLNKLDFNTIFPYKLDDFQQEAINYLEDNKSVVVTAPTGSGKTLIGEYAIYRALNQGKRVFYTTPLKALSNQKFRDFQEKFGQTLLPENNTYGEIGLITGDVLINPSAPVIVMTTEIFRNMLYSTPIGEVGTSVREVQTVILDECHYISDPGRGTVWEESIIYCPSNIQLVALSATIGNPQDLCNWINNVRKAHFQQGIMSECKLVNSDFRPVPLKFYFSHAKGLYGLFNEKTQRLNPQLKPFLATNKRGKFNPKDCPSIKTIVQQLSNNNMLPAIYIIFSRKGCDQAVESLSYFNLVTVEESRKILLYLLYFLMIENLELQSKIIEFAKKEHEIAYEKIISFIANNDRAGEDLVNYLIDKPLFKERLLRFLADNSELVRSSQIEPLTRGIAAHHAGILPAWKELVERLFELGLVKIVFATATLAAGINMPARTTVISALKKRGDDGHRLLTPSEFLQIAGRAGRRGMDKVGYVITVQTLFEGVLIASKMAKASPEPLRSQFTPSYGMVLNLLQKHTIEEAKDLLELSFAEYLAQLQLLPQEDAIASYTTELTKLDIMLAGYNSRDLANYEKLKERKKQEKKILKLFQRNWIQARQRAIMPYLETLLPGAILHLSRENKKNPYNINAVFVAHIPNGNQKFLLCLGKDNNWYIASFVDVIDINGGRIPSSLIEQVDIPDVQDFKIGLWCYGDENTINVSQLISEYEQEYTQPTEEIIQQQQRIAEVEDSIVNNPLDKVEKIGQILKNNRKRQLLKQELTRIQTQYQRGKSNSSYYWQEFLALIEILREFGALDKFTPTPLGEAAAVIRGENELWLGLALMSRRLDFLSPHHLAGVITALITEPARFDTWVGYQASPEVLDTLGLQKIDDINYNPQQELWEIRRRLNQAQKHHEITIPVWLERDMIGLSEAWCLGETWEEIAKNTTMDEGDIVRVLRRTVDVLVQIPQVPGVDNNLIKTAKEAVIKMRRFPVL from the coding sequence ATGAACTTGAATAAATTGGATTTTAATACTATTTTTCCCTACAAACTAGACGATTTTCAACAAGAAGCGATAAATTATTTAGAGGATAATAAATCCGTTGTTGTCACCGCTCCTACAGGTTCAGGTAAAACTTTAATTGGAGAATATGCTATTTACAGAGCTTTAAATCAAGGAAAAAGAGTATTTTATACAACTCCTTTAAAAGCTCTTTCTAACCAAAAATTTCGAGATTTTCAAGAAAAATTTGGACAAACTTTACTACCAGAAAATAATACCTATGGCGAAATTGGTTTAATCACTGGAGACGTGTTAATTAACCCTTCCGCCCCTGTTATTGTGATGACAACAGAAATTTTCCGCAATATGTTATATAGTACCCCCATCGGAGAAGTAGGAACTTCTGTGAGAGAAGTGCAAACCGTTATCTTAGATGAATGCCACTATATCAGTGATCCCGGACGAGGTACAGTATGGGAAGAATCTATTATTTATTGTCCTTCCAATATTCAATTAGTAGCATTATCTGCAACTATTGGCAATCCTCAAGATTTATGTAATTGGATTAATAATGTCCGAAAAGCTCATTTTCAACAGGGTATTATGAGCGAGTGTAAGTTAGTTAACTCTGATTTTCGTCCTGTACCATTAAAGTTCTATTTTAGTCATGCGAAAGGTTTATATGGATTATTTAATGAAAAAACTCAAAGGTTAAATCCTCAATTAAAACCATTTTTAGCTACTAATAAAAGAGGGAAATTTAACCCTAAAGATTGTCCTAGTATCAAAACGATCGTGCAGCAATTAAGTAATAATAATATGCTCCCTGCTATTTACATCATTTTTAGCAGAAAGGGATGTGATCAAGCAGTAGAATCTTTAAGCTATTTTAACCTAGTTACAGTGGAAGAAAGTAGAAAAATTTTACTTTATTTACTATATTTTCTCATGATTGAAAATTTAGAATTACAGAGTAAGATTATCGAATTTGCCAAAAAAGAGCATGAAATTGCTTACGAAAAGATTATCAGCTTTATCGCTAATAACGATCGAGCAGGAGAAGATTTAGTTAATTATTTAATTGATAAACCTTTATTTAAAGAACGTTTATTAAGATTTTTAGCAGATAATAGTGAGTTAGTAAGAAGCAGTCAAATTGAACCATTAACCAGAGGAATTGCCGCCCACCATGCAGGAATTTTACCAGCTTGGAAAGAATTAGTAGAGCGTTTATTTGAATTAGGTTTAGTTAAAATTGTTTTTGCTACGGCTACCCTTGCCGCCGGAATTAATATGCCTGCGCGCACCACCGTTATTTCTGCTTTAAAAAAAAGAGGTGATGATGGACACCGTTTATTAACCCCTTCCGAATTTCTGCAAATTGCGGGGAGAGCAGGACGTAGAGGCATGGACAAGGTAGGATACGTTATCACCGTTCAAACTCTATTTGAGGGGGTATTAATTGCATCTAAGATGGCAAAAGCATCTCCTGAACCTCTGCGGAGTCAATTTACCCCTAGTTACGGCATGGTACTAAATTTGTTACAAAAACATACGATTGAGGAAGCGAAGGATTTATTAGAGTTGAGTTTTGCTGAATATTTAGCTCAATTACAACTTTTACCCCAAGAGGATGCGATCGCTAGTTATACTACAGAATTGACTAAATTAGATATTATGTTAGCTGGATACAATAGTAGAGATTTAGCTAATTACGAGAAATTAAAAGAAAGAAAGAAACAAGAGAAGAAAATTCTCAAACTATTTCAAAGAAACTGGATACAAGCTCGACAACGGGCAATAATGCCTTATTTAGAAACTTTATTACCAGGAGCGATACTTCACTTAAGTCGAGAAAACAAGAAAAATCCCTATAATATTAATGCTGTTTTTGTTGCTCATATCCCTAATGGTAATCAAAAATTTTTACTGTGTCTAGGGAAAGATAATAACTGGTATATCGCTTCTTTTGTGGATGTTATTGATATTAATGGTGGTAGAATTCCCAGTAGTTTGATAGAACAAGTAGATATACCTGATGTACAAGATTTTAAAATTGGTTTATGGTGTTACGGGGATGAAAATACGATAAATGTTAGTCAATTAATCTCAGAATATGAACAAGAATATACTCAACCGACGGAGGAAATTATCCAACAACAACAAAGAATAGCAGAAGTAGAAGACTCGATCGTCAATAATCCCTTAGATAAGGTAGAAAAAATTGGACAAATTCTCAAAAATAACCGTAAACGACAATTATTAAAACAAGAGTTAACTCGTATTCAAACTCAATATCAGAGAGGAAAGTCTAATAGTTCTTATTATTGGCAAGAATTTCTGGCATTAATCGAGATTTTGCGAGAATTTGGAGCATTAGATAAATTTACTCCCACCCCTTTAGGAGAAGCAGCCGCCGTTATTCGTGGAGAAAATGAATTATGGTTAGGATTAGCTTTAATGTCTCGTCGTCTTGATTTTCTTTCTCCTCACCATCTAGCCGGAGTAATTACCGCTTTAATTACCGAACCTGCACGGTTTGACACATGGGTAGGTTATCAAGCCTCCCCTGAAGTGTTAGATACTTTGGGGTTACAAAAAATAGATGATATAAACTATAATCCTCAACAAGAATTATGGGAAATTCGTCGTCGTCTTAATCAAGCGCAAAAACATCATGAAATAACGATTCCTGTATGGTTAGAAAGAGATATGATAGGCTTATCCGAAGCATGGTGTTTAGGGGAAACTTGGGAAGAAATAGCTAAAAATACCACGATGGATGAGGGAGATATTGTTAGAGTTTTACGACGTACAGTGGATGTCTTAGTACAAATTCCTCAAGTGCCGGGGGTTGATAATAATTTAATAAAAACAGCAAAAGAAGCGGTAATAAAAATGAGACGTTTTCCAGTGTTATAA